One Paenibacillus sp. FSL H7-0737 DNA segment encodes these proteins:
- a CDS encoding sortase yields the protein MKKRNGVLLTVKLIFILSLVVLIYSIVQVVKAPIEAKQALNDWAKKREEAIARPLSNEENPLPKGMVSSSKEQPSSPPSYKEGEVIGEIRFPTLNKKVAILEGTESPELKKGAGHYIGSAAIGAIGNSVLAGHRDTVFRNLGELVAGDLIELESMDGTFTYEVTGSTIVDGTERGAIKPSDKAILTLITCYPFSYVGSAPDRYLLSAKLVKKEISPH from the coding sequence ATGAAGAAGCGTAATGGTGTTTTATTAACCGTGAAGCTAATCTTCATACTCTCTTTAGTTGTGCTGATTTATTCGATCGTCCAAGTCGTCAAAGCACCCATCGAGGCCAAGCAGGCCCTAAATGATTGGGCAAAAAAGAGGGAGGAAGCCATCGCCCGCCCCCTTTCAAATGAAGAGAACCCTCTCCCCAAGGGAATGGTCAGTTCTTCAAAAGAACAACCATCTTCTCCTCCCTCCTATAAAGAGGGTGAAGTGATTGGAGAAATCCGCTTCCCCACCTTAAATAAGAAGGTGGCTATTCTGGAGGGTACGGAAAGCCCTGAATTAAAAAAAGGAGCTGGACACTATATAGGTAGCGCAGCCATCGGTGCCATCGGTAATAGCGTGCTTGCTGGACACCGTGATACCGTCTTCCGCAATCTAGGAGAACTTGTCGCAGGAGATCTAATCGAACTGGAAAGCATGGACGGTACGTTCACCTATGAAGTGACAGGCAGCACGATTGTAGACGGGACTGAACGCGGCGCAATAAAACCAAGCGATAAGGCTATTCTTACCTTGATCACCTGTTATCCTTTTTCATACGTGGGGTCAGCACCGGACCGGTATTTACTTTCAGCGAAGCTAGTAAAGAAAGAAATATCGCCTCATTAA
- the pepT gene encoding peptidase T — MKKEVIERFISYAQMDTQSNEDNETCPSTPGQMVLAHKLVEELKEIGMDEVQVDEHGYVMATLPANTEKDVPTIGFLAHLDTATDFTGTNVKPQIVENYDGKDILLNKELNVVLSKASFPELAEYKGHTLITTDGTTLLGADNKAGIAEIMTAMNYLLQHPEIKHGKIRVAFTPDEEIGRGPHKFDVAAFNASYAYTVDGGPLGELEYESFNAASAKISVYGVNVHPGTAKGKMIHSAKIAMALHLRLPAEEAPEFTDGYDGFYHLSSIEGTPEFSKLQYIIRDFDREKFEARKAFLSAIVDEFKSIHGEENIVLEMKDQYYNMREKIEPVRHIVDIAHEAMENLNITPIIRPIRGGTDGSQLSYMGLPTPNIFTGGENFHGKFEYASADNMEKAVNVIVEIAKLFEQKA; from the coding sequence GTGAAAAAAGAGGTTATAGAACGGTTTATTTCGTATGCTCAAATGGATACCCAATCGAACGAGGATAATGAAACTTGTCCGTCCACTCCGGGGCAGATGGTGCTGGCTCACAAGCTGGTCGAAGAGCTCAAGGAGATCGGCATGGATGAAGTGCAGGTGGACGAGCATGGGTATGTCATGGCTACACTCCCAGCCAATACGGAGAAGGATGTTCCGACCATTGGTTTTTTAGCGCATCTCGATACAGCAACTGATTTCACAGGAACAAATGTAAAGCCACAGATCGTGGAGAACTACGATGGCAAAGATATTCTTCTGAACAAAGAATTAAATGTTGTATTGTCTAAAGCGAGCTTCCCAGAGCTGGCAGAATATAAAGGCCATACATTAATTACAACCGATGGTACCACCCTGCTTGGCGCAGACAATAAAGCCGGTATTGCCGAGATTATGACAGCTATGAATTACCTTCTTCAGCATCCAGAAATCAAACATGGCAAGATTAGAGTTGCCTTCACACCGGACGAAGAAATCGGCCGCGGACCTCATAAATTTGACGTAGCTGCTTTTAATGCTTCCTATGCTTACACTGTGGACGGAGGCCCACTCGGTGAACTAGAGTATGAAAGCTTTAATGCTGCATCAGCCAAAATCTCGGTTTACGGCGTCAATGTACATCCTGGTACTGCCAAAGGAAAAATGATTCATTCCGCAAAAATCGCTATGGCGCTCCACCTTAGACTCCCTGCTGAGGAAGCTCCAGAATTCACAGACGGTTATGATGGCTTCTACCACCTTAGCTCCATAGAAGGCACACCGGAATTCAGCAAGCTTCAATATATCATTCGTGACTTCGACCGCGAGAAATTCGAGGCACGTAAAGCCTTTCTTTCTGCCATCGTAGATGAATTCAAGAGCATCCATGGTGAAGAGAACATCGTGCTTGAAATGAAAGACCAATATTACAACATGCGCGAAAAAATCGAACCGGTGCGTCATATTGTCGATATTGCCCATGAGGCGATGGAGAATCTGAACATCACACCGATCATCCGCCCGATTCGCGGGGGAACAGATGGCTCACAGCTTTCCTACATGGGTTTACCTACACCTAATATTTTCACGGGGGGCGAAAATTTCCACGGCAAATTCGAATACGCCTCTGCTGACAACATGGAAAAAGCGGTAAACGTAATCGTCGAGATCGCCAAGCTGTTCGAACAAAAAGCCTAA
- a CDS encoding winged helix-turn-helix transcriptional regulator, whose protein sequence is MATEIKDRINLKEINCEKELTLAVIGGKWKLIILWHLGLEGTKRFSELKKLIPHITQKMLTNQLRELEEDQLVLRKVYAEVPPKVEYSLTSYGQSLLPVLRLMYDWGKNYGENVIWKDTPPEERC, encoded by the coding sequence ATGGCGACCGAGATTAAAGATCGCATCAATTTGAAGGAAATTAACTGCGAGAAGGAACTGACGCTTGCGGTGATCGGAGGCAAATGGAAGCTGATAATCCTGTGGCATCTTGGGCTTGAAGGGACAAAGCGGTTCAGTGAGCTGAAGAAGCTAATTCCTCATATCACGCAGAAAATGTTGACCAATCAGCTTCGAGAGCTTGAAGAAGATCAGTTGGTTCTTCGGAAAGTGTATGCCGAGGTTCCTCCAAAAGTAGAGTATTCTCTGACTTCATATGGACAAAGCCTGCTTCCCGTCCTTCGATTGATGTATGATTGGGGTAAGAATTACGGGGAAAACGTGATCTGGAAAGACACGCCGCCGGAAGAAAGATGCTAA
- the hxlB gene encoding 6-phospho-3-hexuloisomerase gives MDTLKYAQQIIEELQCSISQLDQQEAERMAELLLQSNKVFVAGAGRSGLMGRAFAMRLMHVGKEAYVVGETVTPGIEPGDVLVLGSGSGETKGLISMAEKAKGVGAEVIAVTIAPDSTVGRLASYVVKLPGSTKDQTSGGYSTIQPMASLFEQTMLVFYDAVILRMMEKTGQTTKQMFGKHANLE, from the coding sequence ATGGACACATTGAAATATGCGCAGCAAATTATAGAGGAGCTTCAGTGCTCCATTTCTCAGCTTGATCAGCAAGAGGCTGAACGAATGGCTGAACTGCTTCTTCAGTCGAATAAGGTATTTGTGGCCGGGGCTGGTAGATCAGGATTGATGGGACGAGCTTTTGCAATGCGACTCATGCATGTCGGTAAAGAAGCGTACGTCGTGGGAGAAACGGTAACTCCGGGTATTGAGCCTGGTGATGTGCTTGTGCTCGGTTCGGGTTCAGGAGAGACTAAGGGGCTGATCTCTATGGCAGAGAAGGCCAAAGGAGTAGGTGCAGAGGTTATTGCCGTTACGATTGCGCCGGACTCGACCGTCGGACGTTTAGCGAGCTATGTAGTGAAGCTGCCGGGATCTACAAAAGATCAGACCAGCGGAGGCTACAGCACGATTCAGCCAATGGCTTCTTTATTCGAACAGACGATGTTAGTCTTTTACGATGCAGTGATTCTGCGGATGATGGAGAAGACGGGGCAGACGACTAAGCAGATGTTCGGCAAGCATGCTAATTTAGAGTGA
- the hxlA gene encoding 3-hexulose-6-phosphate synthase — MKLQLALDLVDIAGAKEIVSEVAEYIDIVEIGTPIVINEGLHAVKAIKEAFPALTVLADLKIMDAGGYEVMKAVEAGADIVTVLGVSDDATIRGAVEEAKKTNRQILVDLINVKDIKSRAAEVDALGVDYVCVHSGYDHQAEGKNSFADLNAIKSVVKQAKTAIAGGIKLSTLPEVIAANPDLVIVGGGITGEADQKAAAAEMKRLVNQA; from the coding sequence ATGAAATTGCAATTAGCATTGGATCTAGTGGATATTGCGGGAGCGAAAGAGATTGTCTCAGAGGTTGCTGAATATATAGATATCGTTGAAATTGGAACACCTATCGTTATTAATGAAGGCTTGCATGCGGTGAAAGCAATAAAGGAAGCTTTTCCTGCTTTGACAGTATTGGCTGATTTGAAAATCATGGATGCTGGCGGATATGAAGTGATGAAGGCGGTAGAGGCTGGTGCTGATATCGTTACTGTGCTTGGTGTATCTGATGATGCTACCATTCGAGGTGCGGTGGAGGAAGCTAAGAAGACGAATAGACAGATTCTGGTTGATCTGATCAATGTAAAAGATATTAAGTCAAGAGCGGCTGAAGTAGACGCACTTGGCGTAGACTATGTCTGCGTACACTCTGGATATGACCATCAGGCGGAAGGAAAAAATTCTTTTGCAGATTTGAATGCAATTAAAAGTGTGGTTAAACAGGCTAAAACCGCTATCGCTGGGGGTATCAAGCTAAGTACGCTTCCGGAAGTTATTGCAGCGAATCCTGATCTTGTTATCGTTGGCGGAGGCATTACGGGTGAGGCTGATCAAAAGGCCGCAGCGGCAGAGATGAAACGTCTAGTTAACCAGGCTTAA
- a CDS encoding MATE family efflux transporter: MKHNNHQEFNLVKLTWPIFLELFLFMLMGSVDTFMISSVSDDAVSGVGAANQIIAMAILVLSVIGNGAAIVVSQYLGSKKPLEAAQVTGNAITLNLLVGILLSTFLLIFGGTLLTALNVKGDILVYAKSYIHIVGGGIFLQALINALATTIRTHGFTKQTMVVSLLMNIIHVVGNYLLIYGHFGLPALGVEGAAISTVVSRFICLIIFFLLLYRVMEVRVKLTYYIHLSKKYVQQILKIGIPSAFESIIYQSCQLVFTLYITYLGAEAMATRQYALNISNYIYLFSVAVSMGTSIIVGHLVGARRPKEAYTRVFTSVKWALLVTVVIDALVIVFRVPLFGLFTDNENIILMGAQVILLSFFLETGRTTNLVIINSLRASGDAKFPVYMGLISMVCMSLPLGYFLVFQLNLGLAGVWIATAADEWTRAVIMYFRWKSRAWEKHGLIQHDDVEHSVPSTTPAAVN; the protein is encoded by the coding sequence ATGAAGCACAATAATCACCAAGAATTTAACCTTGTAAAACTAACTTGGCCGATATTCCTGGAACTGTTCCTATTTATGCTCATGGGCAGTGTGGATACTTTTATGATCAGCTCCGTATCGGACGATGCCGTATCGGGTGTTGGCGCAGCGAATCAGATTATCGCGATGGCTATTTTAGTTCTCAGTGTAATTGGTAACGGCGCAGCGATTGTAGTCTCCCAATACCTCGGTTCCAAAAAACCTCTGGAAGCCGCTCAAGTGACCGGCAATGCCATTACTCTAAACCTGTTAGTAGGAATTCTCCTAAGTACATTTTTGCTGATATTCGGAGGGACTCTACTAACTGCCCTGAATGTAAAAGGGGACATTCTCGTTTACGCTAAATCCTATATTCATATTGTCGGGGGCGGTATTTTTCTCCAAGCATTAATCAATGCTCTGGCGACCACAATCCGTACGCACGGTTTCACTAAACAGACGATGGTCGTATCCTTGCTGATGAACATCATTCACGTGGTGGGTAACTACTTACTCATCTATGGTCATTTTGGACTTCCAGCGTTAGGTGTCGAAGGTGCAGCTATCTCAACGGTTGTCAGTCGGTTTATCTGTCTTATTATTTTCTTCTTACTGCTCTACAGAGTGATGGAGGTACGGGTAAAGTTAACCTACTACATTCATCTTTCCAAAAAATATGTGCAGCAAATTCTCAAAATCGGCATCCCGTCCGCGTTTGAATCGATTATTTATCAATCTTGTCAGCTCGTATTCACGCTGTATATTACCTATCTGGGCGCCGAGGCTATGGCCACTCGTCAATACGCGCTCAACATTTCCAATTATATTTATTTATTCAGTGTAGCCGTCTCCATGGGAACCTCCATTATCGTAGGACATCTGGTGGGAGCTAGGCGCCCCAAGGAGGCCTATACGCGTGTATTCACCAGTGTGAAGTGGGCACTTCTGGTCACAGTAGTAATAGATGCTCTTGTGATCGTCTTCCGGGTACCACTATTCGGCCTCTTCACAGACAACGAGAACATTATTCTGATGGGGGCTCAGGTTATACTGCTTAGTTTCTTCCTAGAGACCGGGCGCACAACTAATTTGGTCATCATTAACTCACTACGCGCCTCGGGCGATGCGAAGTTCCCAGTATATATGGGACTGATCTCCATGGTCTGCATGAGCTTACCCCTTGGCTATTTTCTGGTATTCCAGCTTAACCTAGGATTAGCCGGTGTGTGGATTGCCACTGCGGCTGATGAGTGGACAAGAGCTGTCATTATGTATTTCCGCTGGAAGAGTCGAGCTTGGGAGAAACATGGACTGATTCAGCACGATGATGTAGAACACAGCGTGCCTTCCACTACCCCTGCAGCTGTAAATTAA
- a CDS encoding GAF domain-containing sensor histidine kinase, translating into MPEETGIHELLTLKTIAETLNSSNELKPMLDTVMGKLLDLTGNTAGWIFLSEENMEYEFAADQGLPPALQRNNKQPMQCGSCWCLDRLWDGRLEHAVNILNCKRLSNARQYNWGDTLGITHHATIPLHSGERYLGLMNVAAPGKAHYPDSELALLQSVALQIGSAIERMQLYSTELRRANLYAKLGEFSAALNITASECISPSILVEKTTALIGQYFDWPFAAIIGQHAGKFEVHAAAHAANITPELAPFELSDSFKNRLRDIAKGQRFATLTSDEEQEITNSCCSEQPVTERVVMLAVPFRQITAHGSAILLITSPKALASATADGEVLEAIAEHISATLESVQLGEKRREIARLDERNRLARDLHDSVNQILFSLSMTAKGVESMLQQEHISHPAAEAVRDIQELSQSALKEMRALIMQLRPAGLEAGLLTALQAHGQQLGLLIQTQRSGVLELPRNVEEGLLRIGQEALNNVRKHSGASKAEVSLHLNATEVILSIADQGKGGAKRRCNIDTNESLGLHIMKERAEALYGHIHIYSEEHQGTTIEVTIPLPLQST; encoded by the coding sequence ATGCCGGAAGAAACCGGAATCCACGAGTTATTGACGCTCAAGACGATTGCGGAGACCTTAAACAGTTCCAATGAGCTCAAACCGATGCTCGATACAGTTATGGGTAAGCTGTTAGATCTAACAGGAAATACGGCAGGCTGGATCTTCCTGAGCGAAGAGAATATGGAGTATGAATTCGCCGCAGATCAAGGTTTACCGCCAGCGCTGCAACGGAACAATAAACAGCCGATGCAGTGTGGAAGCTGCTGGTGCCTAGACCGCCTATGGGACGGACGGCTAGAGCATGCCGTTAACATTCTAAACTGCAAGCGGCTGAGTAATGCCAGGCAATATAACTGGGGCGATACGTTGGGGATCACCCACCACGCCACTATCCCATTGCATTCAGGCGAACGCTACTTAGGGCTTATGAATGTAGCTGCACCAGGCAAAGCACATTACCCCGACAGTGAGCTGGCTCTGCTACAATCCGTAGCCCTGCAAATTGGCAGTGCCATTGAACGCATGCAGTTATATAGCACCGAGCTGCGCCGTGCCAATCTGTACGCCAAATTAGGGGAGTTCAGCGCTGCTTTGAATATAACGGCTAGTGAATGCATCTCCCCAAGCATTCTGGTGGAGAAAACCACCGCCCTGATTGGTCAATATTTCGATTGGCCTTTTGCAGCGATCATTGGACAACACGCGGGCAAATTCGAAGTACATGCAGCCGCTCATGCAGCTAATATAACACCTGAATTAGCTCCTTTTGAGCTCTCGGATTCCTTTAAGAATCGTCTAAGGGACATTGCAAAAGGACAGCGCTTCGCAACATTAACCTCTGACGAAGAACAGGAAATTACGAACTCATGCTGTTCCGAACAGCCTGTTACAGAGCGAGTTGTAATGCTTGCCGTCCCCTTTCGGCAGATTACTGCACATGGTTCAGCCATTCTACTCATCACCTCGCCTAAAGCACTCGCCTCCGCAACCGCAGATGGAGAAGTACTCGAAGCGATTGCCGAGCACATTTCAGCTACACTGGAAAGTGTACAGCTCGGAGAGAAGCGCCGCGAAATCGCGCGTCTGGACGAGCGGAATCGACTGGCCCGTGACCTCCACGACTCGGTGAACCAGATTCTGTTCTCCCTCTCGATGACGGCCAAAGGTGTAGAAAGCATGCTGCAGCAAGAGCACATCTCCCATCCGGCTGCTGAGGCTGTCCGCGATATTCAAGAGCTCTCTCAATCTGCACTCAAAGAAATGCGTGCTTTAATCATGCAGCTTCGTCCTGCAGGACTGGAAGCCGGGTTATTGACCGCGCTGCAGGCTCATGGTCAGCAACTAGGGCTGTTGATACAGACTCAACGCAGCGGTGTACTCGAACTTCCCCGCAATGTGGAAGAAGGACTGCTGCGCATTGGTCAAGAAGCACTTAATAATGTACGTAAGCACTCCGGAGCTTCTAAAGCTGAAGTATCTCTACATTTAAACGCTACCGAGGTGATACTGAGCATTGCCGATCAGGGCAAGGGCGGTGCCAAACGGCGCTGTAACATAGACACCAATGAATCTCTCGGCCTGCATATTATGAAGGAAAGAGCTGAGGCGCTCTACGGCCATATTCATATTTACAGTGAGGAGCACCAAGGCACAACGATTGAGGTAACCATCCCTTTGCCCCTCCAATCCACATGA
- a CDS encoding response regulator, whose product MTIGLLLVDDHAMVRRGLQVFLSTQPDIKVIGEASNGREALERTAELQPDIILMDLHMPVMDGIETAKQLRVSHPQVKIIVLTSFSDQDHVLPAIRVGIKGYLLKDIEPEALVVAIRKVHSGQVELHSAAASQLMNLMAASTPEQLNVSNSDLNGSSTTSVTITGSELLTPREQEVLDLIALGMSNKEIASKLVITEKTVKTHVSHVLGKLNLSDRTQAAIFALKSGYNS is encoded by the coding sequence ATGACAATAGGTTTATTACTGGTTGACGATCATGCAATGGTTCGTCGAGGGCTACAAGTGTTTCTCTCGACACAACCGGACATCAAGGTTATCGGAGAAGCATCGAACGGCCGCGAGGCACTAGAGAGAACGGCTGAGCTCCAGCCGGATATCATATTAATGGATTTGCACATGCCCGTTATGGACGGCATCGAGACGGCTAAACAGCTGCGGGTCTCCCATCCACAGGTCAAAATCATTGTTTTGACCTCCTTTTCAGATCAGGATCATGTACTCCCTGCTATCCGCGTAGGGATCAAAGGATATTTGCTAAAAGACATAGAACCAGAAGCGCTGGTAGTCGCCATCCGCAAGGTACACAGTGGTCAAGTTGAGCTGCATTCCGCAGCTGCCAGTCAACTGATGAATCTAATGGCAGCTTCTACACCAGAACAACTGAATGTTAGCAACTCAGATCTGAATGGATCCAGTACTACATCGGTTACAATCACCGGATCTGAGCTTCTTACTCCACGAGAGCAGGAAGTGTTAGACCTCATTGCACTAGGTATGAGCAACAAAGAGATTGCCAGTAAGCTGGTCATCACCGAGAAGACTGTTAAGACACATGTCAGTCATGTACTGGGAAAGCTGAACTTATCGGATCGGACTCAAGCTGCCATTTTTGCATTGAAAAGCGGCTACAACTCATAG
- a CDS encoding NADPH-dependent FMN reductase, which yields MKVMILTGSNRKEATSTKLAEHAAHFINQQGEQVTLFNLHKRPLPFYSPDESYAEHEHLSALHQEMLTANAIILITPEYHGSMSGVMKNALDHLGQTHFNGKVVLCASSAGGAVGVSSLLQLQAVVRNLHGINTPDWISIGGMQRKRFEVEYDGYEGGQEIEDRIRLVLESFLNLARKINSPTGAAL from the coding sequence ATGAAAGTCATGATCCTGACAGGCAGCAATCGAAAAGAAGCGACCAGCACGAAGTTGGCAGAGCATGCCGCACATTTTATTAATCAGCAAGGCGAACAAGTCACCCTGTTTAATCTCCATAAACGCCCACTGCCCTTTTATTCACCAGATGAGTCTTACGCGGAGCATGAGCATCTAAGCGCCCTCCATCAAGAGATGCTAACTGCGAACGCAATCATCCTGATTACCCCGGAATACCACGGTTCCATGAGCGGCGTGATGAAAAATGCTCTCGACCATCTAGGCCAGACGCACTTCAACGGCAAAGTGGTATTGTGCGCTAGCTCTGCAGGTGGAGCTGTAGGTGTAAGCTCATTGCTTCAATTGCAGGCGGTTGTACGCAATCTACATGGGATTAATACGCCAGACTGGATCTCCATCGGCGGGATGCAGCGCAAGCGGTTCGAGGTTGAATACGACGGGTACGAGGGCGGTCAAGAAATTGAAGATCGCATTCGCCTAGTCTTAGAATCATTCCTAAATTTAGCTCGCAAAATCAATAGCCCGACAGGTGCCGCCCTATGA
- a CDS encoding VOC family protein yields the protein MIKGLFETHLNVTNLEQSAHFYEHVLGLPLAHSENTEGRKRRFYWIGEDRNQAMLGIWEKAPSEVVRQHFAFQVTLEDLKQSVSYLKAKGIEASNFLDDDKGQLYVFSWMPAVSVYFSDPDGHSLEFLSILPDSPRPELGMVPWKEWELIHERNW from the coding sequence ATGATCAAAGGACTGTTTGAAACCCATCTGAACGTGACTAACCTTGAACAATCTGCTCATTTCTATGAACATGTTCTGGGACTACCCTTAGCACATTCGGAGAATACTGAAGGTCGCAAGCGGCGATTTTACTGGATTGGAGAAGATCGAAATCAGGCCATGCTGGGGATTTGGGAGAAGGCACCTTCCGAGGTTGTGCGTCAGCACTTTGCTTTCCAAGTAACGCTTGAGGATTTGAAGCAGTCAGTATCCTACCTGAAGGCCAAGGGGATTGAAGCCTCCAACTTCCTCGATGATGATAAGGGACAATTGTATGTATTTAGCTGGATGCCAGCCGTATCCGTGTATTTCAGTGATCCAGATGGTCATTCCTTAGAGTTCCTATCTATACTGCCTGATTCACCCAGACCTGAGCTAGGAATGGTACCCTGGAAAGAATGGGAACTAATACATGAAAGAAATTGGTAG
- a CDS encoding VOC family protein, whose translation MIKGLYEAHLPVSNLEVSIEFYEKLGLKMAWRDEETAFFWMEEGRSWIGIWEGKEVATPYHPSLRHIAFRVTYEDLKQSLQWLESIGVEAVPFRNRTSVEPFIRAYQGNASVYFNDPDGNSLELMCHVEVPEHLKHLSENIILTEWEKLLEQK comes from the coding sequence ATGATAAAAGGACTATACGAAGCACATTTACCAGTAAGTAATCTTGAGGTATCTATCGAATTTTATGAGAAATTGGGATTAAAAATGGCCTGGCGGGATGAGGAAACTGCATTCTTCTGGATGGAGGAAGGTCGGAGTTGGATCGGCATTTGGGAAGGAAAGGAAGTAGCAACGCCATACCACCCATCTTTACGGCATATTGCCTTCCGCGTAACTTATGAGGATCTGAAGCAATCACTGCAATGGCTGGAATCCATTGGGGTAGAGGCTGTTCCGTTCCGTAATCGAACTTCCGTTGAGCCTTTTATTCGAGCTTATCAAGGGAATGCTTCTGTGTACTTCAACGACCCGGACGGCAACAGCCTGGAATTGATGTGCCATGTAGAGGTTCCTGAACATTTGAAGCATCTCTCAGAGAACATCATCTTAACCGAGTGGGAGAAATTGCTCGAACAGAAATAA
- a CDS encoding cold-shock protein produces MYFRKKALEDLPQEDTAIWSCTKEGCTGWMRDNFAFQYVPTCWQCNSPMTRSMKILPMLVNTNSDMKAMKKGITIK; encoded by the coding sequence ATGTATTTTCGTAAAAAAGCACTGGAGGATCTTCCGCAGGAAGACACAGCCATTTGGTCTTGTACCAAGGAAGGTTGCACCGGTTGGATGCGCGATAACTTTGCATTTCAGTACGTACCTACCTGCTGGCAATGTAACTCTCCCATGACGAGAAGTATGAAGATACTGCCAATGCTTGTGAACACGAATTCAGATATGAAGGCTATGAAGAAAGGCATCACGATTAAGTAA
- a CDS encoding cold-shock protein: MQTGTVKWFNADKGFGFIEVEGGSDVFVHFSAITGDGFKSLDEGQRVEFNVTQGARGPQAENVVKL; encoded by the coding sequence ATGCAAACAGGTACAGTTAAATGGTTTAATGCAGACAAAGGATTTGGTTTTATCGAGGTTGAAGGTGGAAGCGACGTATTCGTACACTTCTCCGCAATCACAGGCGACGGATTTAAATCTTTGGACGAAGGCCAACGCGTTGAGTTCAACGTAACTCAAGGCGCTCGTGGACCACAAGCCGAAAACGTTGTAAAACTGTAA